A genomic window from Thunnus thynnus chromosome 12, fThuThy2.1, whole genome shotgun sequence includes:
- the thap4 gene encoding THAP domain-containing protein 4 produces MKPLHRERSVTQTQPGTSRVAFIIEQNSGLVEIEEGELTEQQLNLQSQTVARISFAREPHVQQISQAFHLRPDGRLEQTVSMATDTQPLMQHLHITYRWSS; encoded by the exons ATGAAGCCACTGCACAGAGAGCGCAGCGTCACTCAAACACAGCCGGGAACCAGCAGAGTGGCGTTCATCATCGAACAGAACTCAG GTCTGGTGGAGATTGAGGAGGGAGAGCTGACAGAGCAGCAGTTGAACCTGCAAAGCCAGACTGTGGCCAGAATCTCTTTTGCCAGGGAGCCACATGTACAGCAG ATTTCTCAAGCGTTTCATCTCCGACCAGATGGGAGGCTGGAGCAGacagtttccatggcaacagacaCCCAGCCACTGATGCAGCACTTGCACATCACCTACCGTTGGTCATCTTGA
- the bokb gene encoding bcl-2-related ovarian killer protein homolog B, protein MEVLRRSSVFAAEVLDVFDRSLTEKELVSQSKALCRDYILSRLNQNGLGWSKTELNLSPSNAALSEVSLVLLCLGDELECIQPSLYRNVARQLNISVAMENMVSDAFIGVATEIFSTGITWGKVVSMYAVAGALAVDCVRQGHPSTVHILVDSLGQFVRKYLVHWLKRRGGWAEITKCVVKKDLTPEHNWLSSIIESLKYFLTTMYVYIMKEP, encoded by the exons ATGGAGGTCCTGCGGCGGTCTTCTGTGTTTGCCGCAGAGGTCCTGGATGTGTTTGATAGGTCTTTGACTGAGAAGGAGCTGGTGTCCCAGTCCAAAGCGCTGTGCAGAGACTACATCCTCTCCAGGCTCAACCAGAACGGGTTGGGATGGTCCAAAACTGAACTCAATCTCTCTCCTTCAAATGCGGCGCTCTCCGAGGTGTCTTTGGTGCTTCTCTGTCTCG GTGACGAGCTGGAGTGCATACAGCCCAGTCTGTACAGGAACGTGGCACGGCAGCTCAACAtttctgttgccatggagaaCATGGTCTCGGATGCCTTTATTGGCGTGGCAACAGAGATCTTCTCAACAG GTATAACATGGGGAAAGGTGGTATCCATGTATGCAGTAGCCGGAGCCCTTGCAGTGGATTGTGTCAGACAAGGTCATCCGAGCACAGTTCACATCTTAGTGGACAGTCTGGGCCAGTTTGTCCGCAAGTACCTGGTGCACTGGCTGAAGAGAAGGGGAGGATGG GCGGAAATCACAAAGTGTGTGGTGAAGAAGGATCTTACCCCTGAACACAACTGGCTCTCCTCCATCATAGAGTCTCTGAAGTACTTCCTCACCACAATGTACGTCTACATCATGAAGGAACCGTGA
- the elovl1a gene encoding elongation of very long chain fatty acids protein 1a produces MLREVVSNVLEFYNFLVSRTDARVKDYPLMQSPLQMTAILLGYVFFSVYAGPRLMANRKPFRLNSAMIIYNLSMVLLNAYIVYEFMMSGWATTYTWRCDLIDLSSSPQALRMVRVAWLFYFSKYIELLDTVFFVLRKKQNQITFLHVFHHSFMPWSWWWGVTLTPAGGMGSFHAMVNSTVHVIMYSYYGLSAAGPRFQKYLWWKKYMTAIQLTQFILVSIHISQYYFMEKCDYQVPIWIHLIWMYGCFFFVLFSNFWVQAYIKGRRLPAAVDKPKQNGSSSEPITVVANGKHLENGNTHHHTNGKILLGKVKEI; encoded by the exons ATGCTGCGAGAAGTTGTGTCAAACGTTTTAGAATTCTACAATTTTCTAGTATCAAGAACTG atGCCAGAGTCAAAGACTACCCACTGATGCAGAGTCCACTACAGATGACCGCCATCCTGTTGGGCTATGTCTTCTTCTCAGTGTATGCTGGACCTCGCCTGATGGCTAACCGCAAGCCCTTCCGTCTAAACTCAGCCATGATCATCTACAACCTGAGCATGGTTTTATTGAACGCCTACATAGTGTATGAG TTCATGATGTCTGGATGGGCTACTACCTATACGTGGAGATGTGACCTTATTGACCTCTCGAGCAGCCCGCAGGCGCTTAGG ATGGTTCGAGTGGcttggttgttttatttttcaaaatacatCGAACTCCTCGACACA GTATTCTTTGTgctgagaaagaaacaaaaccagATCACATTTCTCCATGTATTCCATCACTCCTTCATGCCCTGGTCGTGGTGGTGGGGTGTCACCCTGACTCCTG ctGGAGGAATGGGCTCCTTCCATGCCATGGTGAATTCAACAGTCCACGTTATCATGTACTCTTACTACGGACTCTCTGCTGCAGGACCTCGCTTCCAGAAATACCTCTGGTGGAAGAAGTACATGACCGCCATCCAACTT ACGCAGTTTATTCTAGTCTCTATTCACATCAGCCAGTACTACTTCATGGAAAAGTGTGACTACCAGGTTCCCATATGGATCCACCTCATCTGGATGTATGGTTGCTTCTTCTTCgtcctcttttccaacttttgGGTGCAGGCTTACATAAAGGGCAGACGGCTCCCCGCTGCAGTAGACAAGCCAAAACAGAATGGTTCAAGCAGCGAACCTATAACTGTGGTGGCCAACGGCAAACACCTGGAGAATGGAAACACGCACCACCACACTAATGGAAAAATCCTCCTGGGAAAAGTCAAGGAAATCTAA